One Nocardia farcinica genomic region harbors:
- a CDS encoding TetR/AcrR family transcriptional regulator, translated as MQDDPRELMPRRRPTQERSKRKFDALLQASRELLVEVGFESFTCEEVAARAEVPIGTLYQFFANKYVIVCELNRQDLVAVSQELADFHGEIPSLDWLRHMNQFVDHLANLWMTDPSRREVWLAMQSTPSTRATGAIHEKEFAEVVSQMLRPLTPRTPRARRTMMAEVLVHVVYSMLNFSVQDEQSHADAVAELKRLMVAYLLVAEKESRTGGGR; from the coding sequence ATGCAGGACGACCCGCGGGAGCTGATGCCGCGCCGCCGTCCGACCCAGGAACGCAGCAAGCGCAAGTTCGACGCGCTGCTCCAGGCCTCCCGGGAACTGCTGGTCGAGGTCGGGTTCGAGTCGTTCACCTGTGAAGAGGTGGCCGCCCGCGCGGAGGTGCCGATCGGCACGCTCTACCAGTTCTTCGCCAACAAGTACGTCATCGTCTGCGAACTCAATCGCCAGGATCTGGTGGCCGTCTCGCAGGAACTCGCCGACTTCCACGGCGAGATCCCGTCGCTGGACTGGCTGCGGCACATGAACCAGTTCGTCGACCACCTGGCGAACCTGTGGATGACCGACCCGTCCCGCCGGGAGGTGTGGCTGGCGATGCAGTCCACACCCTCCACCCGGGCCACCGGCGCCATCCACGAGAAGGAGTTCGCCGAGGTCGTCTCCCAGATGCTGCGCCCACTCACGCCCCGCACGCCGCGGGCGCGGCGCACCATGATGGCCGAGGTGCTCGTGCACGTCGTCTATTCGATGCTGAACTTCTCGGTGCAGGACGAGCAGTCGCACGCCGACGCCGTCGCCGAGCTCAAGCGCCTGATGGTGGCGTATCTGCTTGTCGCCGAAAAGGAATCGCGCACCGGCGGCGGCCGCTAG
- the acpS gene encoding holo-ACP synthase AcpS, translated as MTILGIGLDLVTISEFAEQLERTGTTMLRESFTAGERRYCQSKGTDPARSYAARWAAKEAVLKAWASSRFARRPQIGDNPYPLIEVVNDAWGRPSIKLHGLAAEFLPRVRVHLSLTHDGDTAAAMVVLEDPGELADLIEGREATP; from the coding sequence GTGACCATCCTGGGGATCGGCCTGGACCTGGTGACCATCTCCGAGTTCGCCGAACAGCTCGAGCGCACCGGCACCACCATGCTGCGGGAGAGTTTCACCGCGGGGGAGCGCCGGTACTGCCAGAGCAAGGGCACCGACCCGGCCCGCAGTTACGCCGCGCGCTGGGCGGCCAAGGAGGCCGTGCTCAAGGCGTGGGCCTCCTCGCGATTCGCGCGCAGGCCGCAGATCGGTGACAACCCCTACCCGCTGATCGAGGTCGTCAACGACGCCTGGGGCCGCCCCAGCATCAAATTGCACGGTCTGGCCGCGGAATTCCTGCCGCGGGTGCGGGTGCACCTGTCGTTGACCCACGACGGCGACACCGCCGCCGCGATGGTGGTGCTCGAGGATCCGGGCGAGCTGGCCGATCTCATCGAGGGCCGCGAAGCGACACCGTGA
- a CDS encoding type I polyketide synthase: MTINESTETGAGASAKVVRAGKGAAAGRSPLLDRLLNGTPYALAFGGQGARWLSELEEIGRDSALEPELTALVNEAAALLEPVARQLLVVRPVGFDPVAWMLEDELADPDADEPSAAPSEDVLRSAAVSMPGVLLTQLAALRALKLQGLDPAEHAPVAVIGHSQGLLAASALQGAGARDAELLAIAQMIGAAAGLVARRRGLMPVGERSPMVAVSNVDPEQLRAVVEEVGAGVDPAAAAVISIRNGRRRVVLSGTPAQLDRVRRRCAQITDEQTREREKKARGGAVFAPVFEDLLVDVAFHHPALAETVELVGGWATQCGLDAELAGRLAQEILVDPIDWVGTVDATVAAGAQWILDLGPGDLLTRVTAGTLKGSGVGIVAAATRAGQRSLLTPGAAPELARPWADYAPKPVRLPNGRIVVETAFTRLTGRSPILLAGMTPTTVDAKIVAAAANAGHWAELAGGGQVTEQIFADRVAELKTLLHPGRSVQFNSLFLDPYLWKLQLGGKRLVQKARAAGAPFDGVVVTAGIPELEEAVALIQELTEVGITHVAFKPGTVAQIRAVLRIADEVPDYPVIMHIEGGKAGGHHSWEDLDDLLLETYAELRNRDNVVVCVGGGIGTPERAREYLTGQWSVSHGYPVMPLDGVLVGTAAMATLEATTAPEVKQLLVDTPGTPDWVGAGTASGGMASGRSQLGADIHEIDNAASRTGRLLDEVAGDAEAVAARREEIIAALNATAKPYFGDVATMTYLEWLERYVELAVGLDRRKDFDCGSDIGEAILDATRSVWLDITWRDRFAEMVRRTESRLHPADRGEIPTLFADDQAFEDPVAAICTLKKQYPSAEQTLLHPADVPFFVSLCKTPGKPVNFVPVVDADVRRWWRSDSLWQAHDPRYSADQVCVIPGTVSVAGITRVDEPVGELLDRFEQDTAYALVRDGVVPAPVDARRVAGVTSGPIDAVLAAPDVEWAGRTTVNPVHRLGDLADWAVDGKGAVHPRTGATLVEATGPEPENSYVELTVPLLGRDAVRIRITVPVSVYNGGAPVITEDDAETAMAALLAVAAGQSLPEVKGNVAHVNLAWTPDLIADHAGVTGSGLPAGLSTLGRTVPDVLVGACWPAVFAVLGATRTGDARSVIEGMLDLVHLDHQIELLRELPDQTSILVVRAESTSVVDTDMGRVVEVAVTVGEMRDQGLDVVPLAKLTERFAIRGRNGAGELSDPPRAAGTAADAVDTPRRRRRDVTLVAPRAMHAFAAVSGDHNPIHTSDNAAKLAGLGGPIVHGMWLSAAAQHAVSAVDPSASVPARTLTAWTTRFLGMVRPGAEIDVRVERVAVDAGSEIVEVSCRTGGDLVMTATGRTRAPKTVYAFPGQGIQRKGMGLDARTRSKAAKEIWDRADKHTREALGFSILAVVRDNPTYLKARGVEHRHPDGVLHLTQFTQVAMATLGVAQVAELREAGAFVEGAMLAGHSVGEYNALAAVAGVLPLEAVLEVVFQRGSAMHALVPRDAQGRSNYRMAAIRPSQIGLPDDEVVGFVQGIAEQTGEFLEVVNLNLRGSQYAIAGTVAGLEALEAEIDRRRAEFGGKRAFVLVPGIDVPFHSTVLRKGVPEFRSKLEQLLPQDLHPEVLVGRYIPNLVPKPFSLEREFVAEIADLVPSEPLAAVLADFDSWAARPTELCRVVLIELLAWQFASPVRWIETQDLLFTDTAHGGLGVERFVEIGLGATPTVANLASQTLKLPAFGSATVEVLNIEREAAIVYSTDTDPAPVDEPAETPAASAAPAAEQAAPVAAPAPVAGSGGPRPDDIAFTAADATRVLIALWTKLRLDQIGPVDTIEGLCDGVSSRRNQLLVDLGSELSLGAIDGAADADMGALSATVDRLARTYKPFGSVLSDAIGDHLRKVFGPSGKRPAAIAERVKKVWELGDGWASHVTAEVSLGTREGASVRGGDLGGLVSGPLNDGAAVDAAIDAAVQAVAARRGISVTLPASGGGGGATVDAAALGEFTEQITGRDGVLASAARVILEHLGLGDRASAPEATDDSLVDLVSAELGADWPRMVAPAFDARKAVLIDDRWASAREDLARLWLIDDAAAAAQQVDGFLGSGDAVAAQADWWRERAKGEARSVLAGLYERIAEAARQTEEPGQWSGDVAVITGASKGSIAAAVTGRLLGGGATVVVTTSSLNDERLGFYKQLYREHARAGAALWVLPANMASYQDVDALIEWVGSEQVDNAGGAKIKIKDAMTPTLLLPFAAPRVAGDLADAGARAELEMRVLLWSVERLIGGLSQLGADHDVDASLHVVLPGSPNRGMFGGDGAYGESKAALDAVIAKWRSEKSWSKRVTLVHALIGWVRGTGLMGHNDPMVEAVEKAGVQTWSTTEMADELLKWCTARARQVTAAGPQQIDLTGGLARAKLDLPELAKQAQEAAAAAAEDAAAEATIPALPAPPTATSALPVPEWGEVSADLDDMVVIVGAAELGPYGSSRTRFEMEVSDELSAAGVLELAWTTGLVKWENDPKPGWYDAESGEYVPEHELAERYHDTVVARCGIRRYEDDAAMVDNSAPLMTSVFLDRDLTFTVGGEAEARAFHAADPEHTVIAPVPDSGDWQVTRKAGTEIRVPRKAKLSRTVGGQIPTGWDPTVWGISADMAGSVDRVALWNIACTVDAFIGSGFSPAELMQWVHPSLVANTQGTGMGGMSSMRSLYVDNLLGEPRPNDILQEALPNVALAHVVQSYVGSYGAMVHPVAACATAAVSVEEGVDKIRLGKADVVVAGGYDDLGIEGIVGFGDMSATADSAAMRAKGISDRYFSRANDRRRGGFVESQGGGTVLLARGSVALEMGLPVLGVVAYAQSFADGVHTSIPAPGLGALGAGRGGRESRFAAELRKLGVAPDEIAVISKHDTSTAANDPNESELHERLAAAIGRSTGAPLFVVSQKSLTGHAKGGAAAFQLIGLCQVLETGVVPPNRSLDCVDEKMREYPHLVWLREALRFGDRFPLKAGLVTSLGFGHVSGLLAVVHPQAFIQAIEPGRREEYQQRAQQRQLAGRQRIAEAMCGGAPLYERPADRRLGGDGTPATRVRQLEADVLLSPQARLGVDGTYRTDGSGCGTGAVIVGRLTGEQG; encoded by the coding sequence TTGACGATCAACGAGAGCACCGAGACCGGAGCCGGAGCGAGCGCGAAGGTGGTCAGGGCCGGGAAAGGCGCGGCCGCCGGGCGGTCGCCGCTGCTGGATCGTTTGCTGAACGGCACTCCGTACGCGCTGGCCTTCGGGGGGCAGGGCGCGCGGTGGCTCAGCGAACTCGAGGAGATCGGCCGCGACAGCGCGCTGGAGCCGGAGCTGACCGCGCTGGTCAACGAGGCCGCCGCGCTACTGGAACCCGTTGCGCGCCAACTGCTGGTGGTGCGGCCGGTCGGGTTCGATCCGGTCGCCTGGATGCTCGAGGACGAGCTGGCCGACCCCGACGCCGACGAGCCCTCGGCCGCGCCGAGCGAGGACGTGCTGCGGTCGGCGGCGGTGTCGATGCCGGGCGTGCTGCTGACCCAGCTGGCCGCGCTGCGCGCGCTGAAGTTGCAGGGGCTGGACCCGGCCGAGCATGCGCCGGTCGCCGTCATCGGGCATTCGCAGGGTCTGCTGGCCGCGTCGGCGCTGCAGGGCGCGGGCGCCCGCGACGCCGAACTGCTGGCCATCGCGCAGATGATCGGCGCCGCCGCGGGACTGGTGGCCCGGCGCCGCGGGCTGATGCCGGTGGGTGAGCGTTCGCCGATGGTCGCGGTGTCCAATGTCGATCCCGAGCAGTTGCGTGCGGTGGTCGAGGAGGTCGGCGCGGGCGTGGATCCCGCCGCCGCCGCGGTCATCTCGATCCGCAACGGGCGCAGGCGCGTGGTGCTGTCGGGCACTCCGGCGCAGCTGGATCGGGTGCGCCGGCGGTGCGCGCAGATCACCGACGAGCAGACCCGCGAGCGGGAGAAGAAGGCGCGCGGCGGCGCGGTGTTCGCCCCGGTCTTCGAGGACCTGCTGGTCGACGTCGCCTTCCATCACCCGGCGCTGGCCGAGACCGTCGAGCTGGTCGGCGGCTGGGCGACCCAGTGCGGCCTGGACGCCGAGCTGGCGGGCCGGCTGGCGCAGGAGATCCTGGTCGATCCGATCGACTGGGTGGGCACGGTGGACGCCACCGTCGCCGCGGGCGCGCAGTGGATCCTCGACCTCGGGCCCGGCGACCTGCTGACCCGCGTCACGGCGGGCACGCTCAAGGGCAGCGGCGTCGGCATCGTCGCGGCCGCCACCCGGGCGGGCCAGCGCAGCCTGCTCACCCCGGGCGCGGCGCCCGAACTGGCGCGCCCCTGGGCCGATTACGCCCCCAAGCCGGTGCGCCTGCCCAACGGCCGCATCGTGGTGGAGACCGCTTTCACCCGGCTCACCGGCCGCTCGCCGATCCTGCTCGCGGGCATGACGCCGACCACCGTCGACGCGAAAATCGTTGCCGCCGCGGCCAATGCGGGGCACTGGGCGGAGCTGGCCGGTGGCGGCCAGGTGACCGAGCAGATCTTCGCCGACCGGGTGGCCGAGCTGAAGACACTGCTGCACCCGGGTCGCTCGGTGCAGTTCAACTCGCTGTTCCTCGACCCCTACCTGTGGAAGCTGCAGCTGGGCGGCAAGCGGCTGGTGCAGAAGGCGCGCGCCGCGGGCGCCCCGTTCGACGGCGTCGTGGTCACCGCGGGCATCCCCGAACTGGAGGAAGCCGTCGCGCTGATCCAGGAGCTCACCGAGGTCGGCATCACCCACGTGGCGTTCAAGCCGGGCACGGTCGCGCAGATCCGCGCCGTGCTCCGCATCGCCGACGAGGTGCCGGACTACCCGGTCATCATGCACATCGAGGGCGGCAAGGCCGGCGGCCACCACTCCTGGGAGGACCTGGACGACCTGCTGCTCGAGACCTACGCCGAACTGCGCAACCGCGACAACGTAGTGGTCTGCGTCGGCGGCGGCATCGGCACCCCGGAGCGGGCGCGCGAATACCTGACCGGGCAGTGGTCGGTGTCGCACGGTTACCCGGTGATGCCGCTGGACGGCGTGCTCGTCGGCACCGCGGCGATGGCGACCCTGGAGGCCACCACCGCGCCCGAGGTCAAGCAACTGCTGGTCGACACCCCCGGCACCCCCGACTGGGTCGGTGCGGGCACCGCCTCCGGCGGCATGGCCTCGGGCCGCAGCCAGCTGGGCGCCGACATCCACGAGATCGACAACGCCGCCTCGCGCACCGGCAGGCTGCTCGACGAGGTCGCCGGTGACGCCGAGGCCGTCGCCGCCCGCCGCGAGGAGATCATCGCGGCGCTGAACGCCACCGCCAAGCCGTATTTCGGCGACGTGGCCACCATGACCTACCTGGAGTGGCTGGAGCGTTACGTCGAGCTGGCCGTCGGCCTGGACCGGCGCAAGGACTTCGACTGCGGCAGCGACATCGGCGAGGCCATCCTCGACGCCACCCGCTCGGTGTGGCTGGACATCACCTGGCGCGACCGGTTCGCGGAGATGGTGCGGCGCACCGAATCCCGCCTGCACCCGGCCGACCGCGGCGAGATCCCGACGCTGTTCGCCGACGACCAGGCCTTCGAGGACCCGGTCGCCGCGATCTGCACCCTGAAGAAGCAGTACCCGTCCGCCGAGCAGACCCTGCTGCACCCCGCCGACGTGCCGTTCTTCGTCTCGCTGTGCAAGACCCCGGGCAAGCCGGTCAATTTCGTGCCGGTCGTCGACGCCGACGTGCGCCGCTGGTGGCGCTCGGATTCGCTGTGGCAGGCGCACGATCCGCGCTACTCGGCCGACCAGGTGTGCGTCATCCCGGGCACCGTCTCGGTCGCGGGCATCACCCGCGTGGACGAGCCGGTCGGTGAACTCCTCGACCGTTTCGAGCAGGACACCGCCTACGCCCTGGTGCGGGACGGCGTGGTGCCCGCCCCGGTCGACGCGCGCCGCGTCGCGGGCGTCACCAGCGGCCCGATCGATGCCGTGCTCGCCGCCCCCGACGTGGAATGGGCCGGGCGCACCACCGTCAACCCGGTGCACCGTCTCGGCGACCTCGCCGACTGGGCCGTGGACGGCAAGGGCGCGGTGCACCCGCGCACCGGCGCCACCCTGGTCGAGGCCACCGGCCCGGAGCCGGAGAACTCCTACGTCGAGCTGACCGTGCCGCTGCTCGGCCGCGACGCCGTGCGGATCCGGATCACCGTGCCGGTCTCGGTCTACAACGGCGGCGCCCCGGTGATCACCGAGGACGACGCCGAGACCGCGATGGCCGCGCTGCTCGCCGTCGCCGCCGGGCAGTCGCTGCCCGAGGTGAAGGGCAATGTCGCGCACGTGAACCTCGCCTGGACGCCGGACCTCATCGCCGACCACGCCGGTGTCACCGGCTCCGGTCTGCCCGCGGGCCTGAGCACGCTCGGCCGCACCGTGCCGGACGTGCTCGTCGGCGCCTGCTGGCCCGCGGTGTTCGCGGTGCTCGGCGCCACCCGCACCGGCGACGCGCGCTCGGTCATCGAGGGCATGCTCGACCTGGTGCACCTCGATCACCAGATCGAGCTGCTGCGCGAGCTGCCGGACCAGACCAGCATCCTGGTGGTGCGCGCCGAGTCGACCTCGGTGGTGGACACCGACATGGGCCGCGTGGTCGAGGTCGCCGTCACCGTCGGCGAGATGCGCGATCAGGGCCTGGACGTGGTGCCGCTGGCGAAGCTGACCGAACGGTTCGCGATCCGCGGCCGCAACGGCGCGGGCGAGCTGTCGGATCCGCCGCGGGCCGCGGGCACCGCCGCCGATGCGGTGGACACCCCGCGTCGCCGCCGCCGTGACGTCACGCTGGTCGCTCCGCGCGCGATGCACGCCTTCGCCGCGGTCTCCGGCGACCACAACCCGATCCACACCAGCGACAACGCCGCGAAGCTGGCCGGGCTCGGCGGGCCGATCGTGCACGGGATGTGGCTGTCGGCCGCCGCCCAGCACGCCGTCTCCGCGGTGGACCCGAGCGCGTCCGTGCCCGCACGCACGTTGACCGCGTGGACCACCCGCTTCCTGGGCATGGTCCGCCCCGGCGCCGAGATCGACGTGCGCGTCGAGCGCGTCGCGGTGGACGCGGGCAGCGAGATCGTCGAGGTCTCCTGCCGCACCGGCGGTGATCTGGTGATGACGGCGACCGGCCGCACCCGCGCGCCCAAGACCGTCTACGCCTTCCCCGGCCAGGGCATCCAGCGCAAGGGCATGGGCCTGGACGCCCGCACCCGCTCCAAGGCCGCCAAGGAGATCTGGGACCGCGCCGACAAGCACACCCGCGAGGCACTGGGCTTCTCCATCCTGGCCGTGGTGCGCGACAACCCGACCTACCTCAAGGCGCGCGGCGTCGAGCACCGGCACCCGGACGGCGTGCTGCACCTGACCCAGTTCACCCAGGTCGCGATGGCCACCCTCGGCGTCGCGCAGGTCGCGGAACTGCGCGAGGCGGGCGCCTTCGTGGAGGGCGCCATGCTGGCCGGGCACTCGGTGGGTGAGTACAACGCGCTGGCCGCCGTGGCGGGCGTGCTGCCGCTCGAGGCGGTGCTCGAGGTGGTGTTCCAGCGCGGCTCGGCGATGCACGCGCTGGTGCCCCGGGATGCCCAGGGCCGCAGCAACTACCGCATGGCCGCCATCCGCCCCTCGCAGATCGGGCTGCCCGACGACGAGGTGGTCGGCTTCGTGCAGGGCATCGCCGAGCAGACCGGCGAATTCCTCGAGGTGGTGAACCTCAACCTGCGCGGCTCCCAGTACGCCATCGCGGGCACGGTCGCGGGCCTGGAGGCGCTCGAGGCCGAAATCGACCGCCGCCGGGCCGAATTCGGCGGCAAGCGGGCCTTCGTGCTGGTGCCCGGCATCGACGTGCCGTTCCACTCCACCGTGCTGCGCAAGGGCGTGCCGGAGTTCCGGTCCAAGCTCGAGCAGCTGCTGCCGCAGGACCTGCACCCGGAGGTGCTGGTCGGGCGCTACATCCCGAACCTGGTGCCCAAGCCGTTCTCGCTGGAGCGCGAATTCGTCGCCGAGATCGCCGATCTGGTGCCCTCGGAGCCGCTGGCCGCGGTGCTCGCGGACTTCGACTCCTGGGCGGCGCGGCCGACCGAGCTGTGCCGTGTGGTGCTCATCGAGCTGCTGGCCTGGCAGTTCGCCAGCCCGGTGCGCTGGATCGAGACCCAGGACCTGCTGTTCACCGACACCGCGCACGGCGGTCTCGGCGTCGAGCGGTTCGTCGAGATCGGCCTCGGCGCGACCCCGACCGTGGCGAACCTGGCCAGCCAGACGCTGAAGCTGCCCGCCTTCGGCTCGGCCACCGTCGAGGTGCTCAACATCGAGCGCGAAGCCGCGATCGTCTACTCCACCGACACCGATCCCGCGCCGGTCGACGAGCCGGCGGAGACCCCGGCCGCGAGCGCCGCTCCGGCCGCCGAGCAGGCCGCGCCCGTCGCGGCGCCCGCCCCGGTCGCCGGCTCGGGCGGCCCGCGCCCCGACGACATCGCCTTCACCGCCGCCGACGCCACCCGGGTGCTCATCGCCCTGTGGACGAAGCTGCGGCTGGATCAGATCGGCCCGGTGGACACCATCGAGGGCCTGTGCGACGGCGTGTCCTCGCGGCGCAACCAGCTGCTGGTCGACCTCGGCTCGGAGCTCTCGCTCGGCGCCATCGACGGTGCCGCCGACGCGGACATGGGCGCGCTGTCGGCCACCGTCGACCGCCTCGCCCGCACCTACAAGCCGTTCGGTTCGGTGCTCTCCGACGCCATCGGCGATCACCTGCGCAAGGTCTTCGGCCCGTCCGGCAAGCGGCCCGCCGCCATCGCCGAGCGCGTGAAGAAGGTCTGGGAGCTCGGTGACGGCTGGGCCAGTCATGTCACCGCGGAGGTCTCGCTGGGCACCCGCGAGGGCGCCAGCGTGCGCGGCGGCGACCTGGGTGGCCTGGTGTCCGGCCCGCTCAACGACGGCGCCGCGGTGGATGCCGCCATCGACGCCGCCGTGCAGGCCGTGGCCGCCCGGCGCGGTATCAGCGTGACGCTGCCCGCGAGCGGCGGGGGCGGCGGCGCGACCGTCGACGCGGCCGCGCTCGGCGAGTTCACCGAGCAGATCACCGGCCGTGACGGCGTGCTCGCCTCGGCGGCGCGGGTCATTCTCGAGCATCTGGGGCTGGGCGATCGCGCCTCGGCGCCGGAGGCGACCGACGACTCGCTGGTCGACCTGGTCTCCGCCGAACTCGGTGCGGATTGGCCGCGGATGGTGGCCCCGGCGTTCGACGCCCGCAAGGCCGTGCTGATCGACGACCGCTGGGCCAGCGCCCGCGAGGATCTGGCCCGGCTGTGGCTCATCGACGACGCCGCCGCGGCCGCGCAGCAGGTCGACGGCTTCCTCGGGTCGGGCGACGCCGTTGCCGCGCAGGCGGATTGGTGGCGCGAGCGCGCCAAGGGCGAGGCACGTTCCGTGCTGGCCGGCCTCTACGAGCGCATCGCCGAGGCGGCGCGGCAGACCGAGGAGCCGGGGCAGTGGTCCGGCGACGTCGCCGTGATCACCGGCGCCAGCAAGGGTTCCATCGCGGCGGCGGTCACCGGGCGGCTGCTCGGCGGCGGCGCGACCGTGGTGGTCACCACCTCGAGCCTGAACGACGAGCGGCTGGGCTTCTACAAGCAGCTCTACCGCGAGCACGCCCGCGCGGGCGCCGCGCTGTGGGTGCTGCCGGCGAACATGGCCTCCTACCAGGACGTCGACGCGCTCATCGAATGGGTCGGCAGCGAGCAGGTCGACAACGCGGGCGGCGCCAAGATCAAGATCAAGGACGCCATGACGCCCACCCTGCTGCTGCCGTTCGCGGCGCCGCGGGTGGCCGGTGACCTCGCCGACGCGGGCGCGCGCGCCGAGCTGGAGATGCGCGTGCTGCTGTGGTCGGTCGAGCGGCTGATCGGCGGGCTGTCCCAGCTCGGCGCCGACCACGACGTCGACGCCTCGCTGCACGTGGTGCTGCCGGGCTCGCCCAACCGGGGCATGTTCGGCGGCGACGGCGCCTACGGCGAGTCCAAGGCCGCGCTGGACGCGGTCATCGCCAAGTGGCGGTCGGAGAAGTCCTGGTCCAAGCGGGTCACCCTGGTGCACGCGCTGATCGGCTGGGTGCGCGGCACCGGGTTGATGGGCCACAACGATCCGATGGTCGAGGCGGTCGAGAAGGCGGGTGTGCAGACCTGGTCGACCACCGAGATGGCCGACGAACTGCTCAAGTGGTGCACCGCGCGGGCACGTCAGGTGACCGCGGCCGGTCCCCAGCAGATCGACCTGACCGGCGGGCTCGCCCGGGCCAAGCTGGACCTGCCCGAGCTGGCCAAGCAGGCGCAGGAGGCGGCGGCCGCCGCGGCCGAGGACGCCGCGGCCGAGGCGACCATCCCGGCGCTGCCCGCGCCGCCCACCGCCACCTCGGCTCTGCCGGTGCCCGAATGGGGCGAGGTGAGCGCCGATCTCGACGACATGGTCGTCATCGTCGGCGCGGCCGAGCTGGGCCCGTACGGCTCCTCGCGCACCCGCTTCGAGATGGAGGTCTCCGACGAGCTCTCCGCCGCGGGCGTGCTGGAGCTGGCCTGGACCACCGGCCTGGTGAAGTGGGAGAACGACCCGAAGCCGGGGTGGTACGACGCGGAATCCGGCGAGTACGTGCCCGAGCACGAACTGGCCGAGCGCTACCACGACACCGTGGTCGCCCGCTGCGGCATCCGCCGCTACGAGGACGACGCGGCCATGGTCGACAACAGCGCGCCGCTGATGACCTCGGTGTTCCTCGACCGCGACCTGACCTTCACGGTCGGCGGCGAGGCCGAGGCGCGCGCCTTCCACGCCGCCGACCCCGAGCACACCGTCATCGCGCCGGTGCCGGATTCCGGCGACTGGCAGGTGACCCGCAAGGCGGGCACCGAGATCCGGGTGCCGCGCAAGGCGAAGCTCTCGCGCACCGTCGGCGGGCAGATCCCCACCGGCTGGGATCCGACGGTCTGGGGCATCTCGGCCGACATGGCCGGATCGGTGGACCGGGTCGCGCTGTGGAACATCGCCTGCACGGTGGACGCGTTCATCGGCTCCGGGTTCAGCCCGGCCGAGCTGATGCAGTGGGTGCACCCCAGCCTGGTGGCCAACACCCAGGGAACCGGCATGGGCGGCATGTCCTCGATGCGCTCGCTCTACGTCGACAACCTGCTCGGCGAGCCGCGCCCGAACGACATCCTGCAGGAGGCGCTGCCCAACGTGGCGCTGGCGCACGTGGTGCAGTCCTACGTCGGCAGCTACGGCGCGATGGTGCACCCGGTCGCGGCCTGCGCCACGGCCGCGGTCTCGGTCGAGGAAGGCGTGGACAAGATCCGGCTCGGCAAGGCCGACGTGGTGGTCGCCGGCGGCTACGACGACCTCGGCATCGAGGGCATCGTCGGCTTCGGTGACATGTCGGCCACCGCGGACTCGGCGGCCATGCGCGCCAAGGGCATCAGCGACCGGTACTTCTCCCGCGCCAACGACCGCCGTCGCGGCGGCTTCGTGGAATCGCAGGGCGGCGGCACCGTGCTGCTGGCCCGCGGTTCGGTGGCGCTGGAGATGGGCCTGCCGGTGCTCGGCGTGGTGGCCTACGCCCAGTCCTTCGCCGACGGCGTGCACACCTCGATCCCGGCGCCCGGCCTCGGCGCGCTCGGCGCGGGCCGCGGCGGCCGCGAGTCCCGCTTCGCCGCGGAACTGCGCAAGCTCGGTGTCGCGCCGGACGAGATCGCGGTGATCTCCAAGCACGACACCTCGACCGCGGCCAACGACCCGAACGAGTCGGAGCTGCACGAGCGGCTGGCCGCCGCGATCGGCCGCTCCACGGGCGCCCCGCTGTTCGTCGTCTCGCAGAAGAGCCTGACCGGGCACGCCAAGGGTGGTGCCGCCGCGTTCCAGCTGATCGGCCTGTGCCAGGTGCTGGAAACCGGTGTGGTGCCGCCGAACCGGAGCCTGGACTGCGTGGACGAGAAGATGCGCGAGTACCCGCATCTGGTGTGGCTGCGCGAGGCGCTGCGCTTCGGCGACCGGTTCCCGCTCAAGGCGGGCCTGGTGACCTCGCTCGGCTTCGGTCACGTGTCGGGTCTGCTCGCGGTGGTGCATCCGCAGGCCTTCATCCAGGCCATCGAGCCGGGACGGCGCGAGGAGTACCAGCAGCGGGCCCAGCAGCGTCAGCTGGCCGGGCGGCAGCGCATCGCCGAGGCCATGTGCGGCGGCGCCCCGCTCTACGAGCGCCCGGCCGACCGCAGGCTCGGCGGTGACGGCACGCCCGCCACGCGCGTGCGTCAGCTCGAGGCCGACGTGCTGCTCTCGCCGCAGGCACGCCTCGGCGTGGACGGCACCTACCGCACCGACGGTTCCGGTTGCGGCACCGGTGCGGTGATCGTCGGCCGGCTCACCGGCGAGCAGGGCTGA